A section of the Solea solea chromosome 17, fSolSol10.1, whole genome shotgun sequence genome encodes:
- the ccnc gene encoding cyclin-C isoform X3, with amino-acid sequence MAGNFWQSSHYLQWVLDKQDLMKERQKDLKFLTEEEYWKLQIFFANVIQALGEHLKLRQQVIATATVYFKRFYARYSLKSIDPVLMAPTCVFLASKVEEFGVVSNTRLISAATSVLKTRFSYAFPKEFPYRMNHILECEFYLLELMDCCLIVYHPYRPLLQYVQDMGQEDMLLPLAWRIVNDTYRTDLCLLYPPFMIALACLHVACVVQQKDARQWFAELSVDMDKILEIIRVILKLYDQWKNFDDRKEIAAVLNKMPKPKPPPNS; translated from the exons ATGGCAGGGAACTTCTGGCAAAGTTCGCATTA tttacagTGGGTGTTGGATAAACAGGACTTGATGAAAGAGCGGCAGAAAGACCTGAAGTTTCTTACAGAAGAGGAGTACTGGAAGCTTCAGATCTTCTTTGCCAATG TGATCCAGGCTTTAGGGGAACATCTGAAGCTGCGGCAGCAGGTCATTGCTACTGCAACTGTCTATTTCAAGCGTTTCTATGCCag GTATTCCCTAAAAAGTATAGACCCTGTGCTCATGGCACCGACTTGTGTTTTTCTAGCTTCCAAAGTTGAG GAATTTGGAGTTGTATCCAATACTAGGCTGATTTCTGCAGCAACATCTGTGT TAAAGACCAGGTTTTCCTACGCCTTCCCAAAGGAGTTCCCTTACAGAATGAATCAT ATATTAGAATGTGAGTTCTACCTTCTGGAGTTGATG GACTGCTGCCTGATCGTGTACCACCCCTACAGACCACTGCTGCAGTATGTCCAGGACATGGGACAGGAGGACATGCTGCTGCCCTTGGCCTG GCGAATAGTGAATGACACATACAGGACAGATCTGTGTCTGCTCTACCCTCCCTTCATGATCGCCCTGG CCTGTCTGCATGTTGCCTGTGTGGTCCAGCAGAAAGATGCCAGGCAGTGGTTTGCTGAGCTCTCCGTTGACATGGACAAA aTCCTGGAGATTATCCGTGTGATTCTGAAACTTTACGACCAGTGGAAAAACTTTGATGACAGGAAGGAAATAGCTGCTGTGCTTAATAAGATGCCTAAGCCCAAACCTCCTCCTAATAG TTAA
- the faxca gene encoding failed axon connections homolog, whose amino-acid sequence MYWRVGFAWTRSCVVDLGLNQSFSFGLLRGSEEQLSFYGYIIACPLQDYGGIMSALGSDSWWRKTLYLTGGALLAAAAYLLHELLSIRKEEELDSKDAIILHQFSRPKSGVPSLSPFCLKMETYLRMVDLPYQNYFDGKLSPQGKMPWIEYNQEQVCGTEFIIDFLEERLGTSLNKSLTPQEKAMSRAITKMVEEHFYWTIAYCQWVDNLEETQKMLSVSGPLSDLLKWILSHLTGGIVKREMYGHGIGRFSKDEVYALMEKDMRTLATLLGDKKYIMGSKLSTVDATVFSHLAPAMWTLPGTRPEQLIKGELINLAMYCERIRRRFWPEWFVDLEDFCYSDTTDCSDSASRLPDLGLYSRTDTFEEETHTSHTPHTPHTPQGPLSPDSDPTGHSLYDSDMDTECSEIDQLKC is encoded by the exons atGTACTGGCGCGTCGGGTTCGCCTGGACGCGGTCGTGTGTGGTTGATCTTGGCCTGAACCAGAGCTTCTCCTTCGGCCTGCTGCGCGGCTCCGAGGAGCAGCTCTCGTTTTATGGGTACATCATCGCCTGCCCACTGCAGGACTACGGCGGCATCATGTCAGCTTTGGGCTCCGACTCGTGGTGGCGGAAGACGCTGTATCTGACCGGAGGGGCTCTGCTCGCCGCCGCCGCTTATCTGCTGCACGAATTGCTGTCCATCAg aaaagaggaagagcTGGACTCTAAAGATGCCATCATACTCCACCAGTTCTCCAGGCCGAAAAGTGGCGTCCCGTCCCTGTCCCCTTTCTGCCTTAAGATGGAGACCTACCTCCGCATGGTGGACCTGCCCTACCAG AACTACTTTGATGGGAAGCTTTCGCCGCAGGGAAAGATGCCGTGGATCGAGTACAACCAGGAGCAGGTGTGCGGCACAGAGTTCATCATCGACTTCCTGGAGGAGAGGCTGGGCACGAGCCTCAACAAGAGCCTGACGCCTCAGGAGAAGGCCATGTCCCGCGCCATCACCAAAATGGTGGAGGAACATTTTTACTG GACAATAGCTTACTGTCAGTGGGTGGACAACCTGGAGGAGACCCAGAAGATGCTGTCGGTGAGCGGACCGCTGAGCGACCTGCTCAAGTGGATCCTGAGTCACCTGACCGGCGGGATCGTTAAGAGGGAGATGTACGGGCACGGGATTGGCCGGTTTTCTAAGGACGAGGTTTACGCTCTGATGGAGAAAGACATGCGCACCCTGGCCACTCTGCTCG GTGATAAAAAATACATCATGGGATCGAAGCTTTCTACTGTAGATGCTACAGTGTTCAGTCACCTGGCCCCGGCTATGTGGACCCTACCAGGGACACGTCCAGAGCAGCTAATCAAAG GTGAGCTCATCAACCTGGCCATGTACTGTGAGCGCATCCGCCGGCGTTTCTGGCCGGAGTGGTTCGTGGACCTGGAGGACTTCTGCTACAGCGACACCACGGACTGCAGCGACTCGGCCTCCAGACTCCCCGACCTGGGTCTCTACTCCCGCACAGACACTTTCGAGGAAGAAACACACACGTCGCACACGCCGCACACGCCGCACACACCGCAGGGCCCGCTGTCGCCTGACAGCGACCCCACAGGCCACTCGCTGTATGACTCAGACATGGACACCGAGTGCTCTGAAATAGACCAACTCAAGTGTTGa
- the ccnc gene encoding cyclin-C isoform X1: MAGNFWQSSHYLQWVLDKQDLMKERQKDLKFLTEEEYWKLQIFFANVIQALGEHLKLRQQVIATATVYFKRFYARYSLKSIDPVLMAPTCVFLASKVEEFGVVSNTRLISAATSVLKTRFSYAFPKEFPYRMNHILECEFYLLELMDCCLIVYHPYRPLLQYVQDMGQEDMLLPLAWRIVNDTYRTDLCLLYPPFMIALACLHVACVVQQKDARQWFAELSVDMDKILEIIRVILKLYDQWKNFDDRKEIAAVLNKMPKPKPPPNRLEMNSN; this comes from the exons ATGGCAGGGAACTTCTGGCAAAGTTCGCATTA tttacagTGGGTGTTGGATAAACAGGACTTGATGAAAGAGCGGCAGAAAGACCTGAAGTTTCTTACAGAAGAGGAGTACTGGAAGCTTCAGATCTTCTTTGCCAATG TGATCCAGGCTTTAGGGGAACATCTGAAGCTGCGGCAGCAGGTCATTGCTACTGCAACTGTCTATTTCAAGCGTTTCTATGCCag GTATTCCCTAAAAAGTATAGACCCTGTGCTCATGGCACCGACTTGTGTTTTTCTAGCTTCCAAAGTTGAG GAATTTGGAGTTGTATCCAATACTAGGCTGATTTCTGCAGCAACATCTGTGT TAAAGACCAGGTTTTCCTACGCCTTCCCAAAGGAGTTCCCTTACAGAATGAATCAT ATATTAGAATGTGAGTTCTACCTTCTGGAGTTGATG GACTGCTGCCTGATCGTGTACCACCCCTACAGACCACTGCTGCAGTATGTCCAGGACATGGGACAGGAGGACATGCTGCTGCCCTTGGCCTG GCGAATAGTGAATGACACATACAGGACAGATCTGTGTCTGCTCTACCCTCCCTTCATGATCGCCCTGG CCTGTCTGCATGTTGCCTGTGTGGTCCAGCAGAAAGATGCCAGGCAGTGGTTTGCTGAGCTCTCCGTTGACATGGACAAA aTCCTGGAGATTATCCGTGTGATTCTGAAACTTTACGACCAGTGGAAAAACTTTGATGACAGGAAGGAAATAGCTGCTGTGCTTAATAAGATGCCTAAGCCCAAACCTCCTCCTAATAG ACTTGAAATGAACTCAAACTGA
- the ccnc gene encoding cyclin-C isoform X2 has translation MAGNFWQSSHYLQWVLDKQDLMKERQKDLKFLTEEEYWKLQIFFANVIQALGEHLKLRQQVIATATVYFKRFYARYSLKSIDPVLMAPTCVFLASKVEEFGVVSNTRLISAATSVLKTRFSYAFPKEFPYRMNHILECEFYLLELMDCCLIVYHPYRPLLQYVQDMGQEDMLLPLAWRIVNDTYRTDLCLLYPPFMIALACLHVACVVQQKDARQWFAELSVDMDKILEIIRVILKLYDQWKNFDDRKEIAAVLNKMPKPKPPPNSR, from the exons ATGGCAGGGAACTTCTGGCAAAGTTCGCATTA tttacagTGGGTGTTGGATAAACAGGACTTGATGAAAGAGCGGCAGAAAGACCTGAAGTTTCTTACAGAAGAGGAGTACTGGAAGCTTCAGATCTTCTTTGCCAATG TGATCCAGGCTTTAGGGGAACATCTGAAGCTGCGGCAGCAGGTCATTGCTACTGCAACTGTCTATTTCAAGCGTTTCTATGCCag GTATTCCCTAAAAAGTATAGACCCTGTGCTCATGGCACCGACTTGTGTTTTTCTAGCTTCCAAAGTTGAG GAATTTGGAGTTGTATCCAATACTAGGCTGATTTCTGCAGCAACATCTGTGT TAAAGACCAGGTTTTCCTACGCCTTCCCAAAGGAGTTCCCTTACAGAATGAATCAT ATATTAGAATGTGAGTTCTACCTTCTGGAGTTGATG GACTGCTGCCTGATCGTGTACCACCCCTACAGACCACTGCTGCAGTATGTCCAGGACATGGGACAGGAGGACATGCTGCTGCCCTTGGCCTG GCGAATAGTGAATGACACATACAGGACAGATCTGTGTCTGCTCTACCCTCCCTTCATGATCGCCCTGG CCTGTCTGCATGTTGCCTGTGTGGTCCAGCAGAAAGATGCCAGGCAGTGGTTTGCTGAGCTCTCCGTTGACATGGACAAA aTCCTGGAGATTATCCGTGTGATTCTGAAACTTTACGACCAGTGGAAAAACTTTGATGACAGGAAGGAAATAGCTGCTGTGCTTAATAAGATGCCTAAGCCCAAACCTCCTCCTAATAG CAGATGA
- the pou3f2a gene encoding POU domain, class 3, transcription factor 2a, with translation MSGVLSGVTTSVNRSWPIKSGARRTTGARLCVPLAQRPGDAGERRLAAPWRKRVTVKGSILLTPAITLAPIVMATATSNHYSVLTTPSSAPPPHSESGSMQQAVAYRDAHSLLQNDYSTLPGGGHPLSHAHQWITALSHSDSGAPWPSSPIGEQDVKPVLHDSDREELQNSNNLQQQQQQQQQQQQQQRHPHLAHQQAHHDARAWRTSTATTLIPGMATSESQSLVYSQSGFGLMPGGEQGGMHHHPLRDEDHHSHSPHLSDHGGGPGAHQQSLSHHHQHGGHQDQSDEDTPTSDELEQFAKQFKQRRIKLGFTQADVGLALGTLYGNVFSQTTICRFEALQLSFKNMCKLKPLLNKWLEEADSTSGSPTSLDKIAAQGRKRKKRTSIEVGVKGALESHFLKCPKPGAAEINSLADSLQLEKEVVRVWFCNRRQKEKRMTPAGGQMPGGEDMYGDTPPHHGGQTPVQ, from the coding sequence ATGAGCGGGGTGCTGTCAGGGGTAACCACATCTGTCAACCGTTCTTGGCCAATAAAGAGCGGAGCGAGGCGGACCACAGGTGCGCGCCTCTGCGTCCCCTTGGCACAGCGCCCGGGAGATGCTGGAGAGAGACGCCTTGCTGCCCCGTGGCGCAAAAGAGTTACTGTCAAAGGCAGCATCCTTTTAACTCCAGCTATCACTCTGGCTCCGATAGTTATGGCGACCGCAACGTCTAACCACTACAGCGTCCTCACCACCCCCAGCAGCGCGCCGCCGCCGCACTCCGAGTCCGGGAGCATGCAGCAGGCGGTAGCGTACAGGGACGCGCACAGCCTGCTCCAGAACGACTACAGCACGTTACCGGGAGGTGGACATCCGCTCAGCCACGCGCACCAGTGGATAACGGcgctgtctcacagtgacaGCGGGGCGCCTTGGCCGTCCAGTCCCATCGGAGAACAGGACGTGAAGCCCGTACTGCACGACAGTGACCGAGAGGAGCTGCAGAACTCCAACAatctgcagcaacagcaacagcagcagcagcagcaacagcaacaacagcgaCACCCTCACCTCGCGCACCAGCAGGCGCATCACGACGCCAGAGCATGGAGAACCAGCACCGCCACCACGCTCATCCCCGGTATGGCGACATCTGAGAGCCAGAGCCTGGTGTACTCCCAGTCCGGCTTCGGTCTGATGCCTGGGGGAGAGCAAGGGGGGATGCACCACCACCCCCTCCGGGATGAGGACCACCACAGCCACAGTCCACATCTGAGTGATCACGGCGGCGGCCCTGGGGCCCACCAGCAGTCTCTCTCGCACCATCACCAGCACGGGGGCCACCAGGACCAGTCAGACGAAGACACGCCGACCTCCGACGAGTTGGAGCAGTTTGCCAAGCAGTTTAAGCAGCGGCGCATCAAGCTGGGCTTCACCCAGGCGGACGTGGGGCTCGCTCTTGGGACGCTGTATGGGAACGTGTTTTCTCAGACCACCATTTGCAGGTTCGAGGCGCTTCAGCTGAGCTTCAAAAACATGTGTAAACTCAAGCCCTTGTTGAACAAGTGGCTGGAGGAGGCGGACTCCACATCGGGGAGCCCCACCAGCTTGGACAAAATCGCAGCACaggggagaaagaggaaaaagaggaccTCCATCGAGGTGGGCGTCAAAGGGGCTCTGGAGAGCcattttctcaaatgtccaaAACCAGGAGCAGCGGAGATCAACTCCCTAGCGGACAGCCTGCAGCTGGAGAAGGAGGTGGTGAGGGTTTGGTTTTGTAACCGGCggcagaaggagaagaggatgaCACCCGCTGGGGGACAGATGCCAGGAGGCGAGGACATGTACGGGGACACCCCTCCTCACCACGGAGGACAGACTCCTGTGCAGTGA
- the ccnc gene encoding cyclin-C isoform X4 — MAGNFWQSSHYLQWVLDKQDLMKERQKDLKFLTEEEYWKLQIFFANVIQALGEHLKLRQQVIATATVYFKRFYARYSLKSIDPVLMAPTCVFLASKVEEFGVVSNTRLISAATSVLKTRFSYAFPKEFPYRMNHILECEFYLLELMDCCLIVYHPYRPLLQYVQDMGQEDMLLPLAWRIVNDTYRTDLCLLYPPFMIALACLHVACVVQQKDARQWFAELSVDMDKILEIIRVILKLYDQWKNFDDRKEIAAVLNKMPKPKPPPNSESDQSSNGNQSNSYNQS; from the exons ATGGCAGGGAACTTCTGGCAAAGTTCGCATTA tttacagTGGGTGTTGGATAAACAGGACTTGATGAAAGAGCGGCAGAAAGACCTGAAGTTTCTTACAGAAGAGGAGTACTGGAAGCTTCAGATCTTCTTTGCCAATG TGATCCAGGCTTTAGGGGAACATCTGAAGCTGCGGCAGCAGGTCATTGCTACTGCAACTGTCTATTTCAAGCGTTTCTATGCCag GTATTCCCTAAAAAGTATAGACCCTGTGCTCATGGCACCGACTTGTGTTTTTCTAGCTTCCAAAGTTGAG GAATTTGGAGTTGTATCCAATACTAGGCTGATTTCTGCAGCAACATCTGTGT TAAAGACCAGGTTTTCCTACGCCTTCCCAAAGGAGTTCCCTTACAGAATGAATCAT ATATTAGAATGTGAGTTCTACCTTCTGGAGTTGATG GACTGCTGCCTGATCGTGTACCACCCCTACAGACCACTGCTGCAGTATGTCCAGGACATGGGACAGGAGGACATGCTGCTGCCCTTGGCCTG GCGAATAGTGAATGACACATACAGGACAGATCTGTGTCTGCTCTACCCTCCCTTCATGATCGCCCTGG CCTGTCTGCATGTTGCCTGTGTGGTCCAGCAGAAAGATGCCAGGCAGTGGTTTGCTGAGCTCTCCGTTGACATGGACAAA aTCCTGGAGATTATCCGTGTGATTCTGAAACTTTACGACCAGTGGAAAAACTTTGATGACAGGAAGGAAATAGCTGCTGTGCTTAATAAGATGCCTAAGCCCAAACCTCCTCCTAATAG TGAAAGTGACCAGAGCTCCAACGGGAACCAAAGCAACTCTTATAACCAGTCTTAG